Proteins from a single region of Gordonia hongkongensis:
- a CDS encoding ISL3 family transposase has translation MRTVRVLQKLLGIERARVVGVRFDEDDRGHVMVATLELHKNARSRCPQCKKRCPGYDQPPAPRLWRHLDMGGWRCFLELPATRVRCPRHGVKTELVPWARPEVKMTRAFDDTVAWMCAHAPMTAVSAYLRVSWRTVSRIVERVVDDHVGLTKRLNGLRRIGIDEIAYRKGRRYLVVVVNHDTGQLVWAGEGAKKATIERFFDELGDVRAGEITHISADGAEYIGAVLAERAPGAYWCMDPFHVLQWVNQALDRCRSRVMSRIAGLSKVERGRLRWALLKNPDNLTESQERLQSIVVADANSVLARAYQMKEEIRHILSGAYSSCWAPLRRWLRKAEACDIPEIRTSAPSIRKREVQIYNAVTCQMSNARVEATNCHLRSLTKRSYGFHTPDALIAMANLTRGGACPELQHRN, from the coding sequence CACTGTCAGAGTACTGCAGAAGTTGCTTGGAATCGAGCGTGCCCGTGTCGTGGGTGTCAGGTTCGATGAGGATGATCGCGGGCACGTCATGGTGGCGACACTAGAACTGCACAAGAACGCACGATCACGGTGTCCGCAGTGCAAGAAGCGCTGCCCGGGTTACGATCAGCCGCCGGCACCGCGGTTGTGGCGGCATCTGGATATGGGCGGCTGGCGGTGTTTCCTCGAGCTGCCCGCGACGCGTGTGCGGTGCCCTCGCCATGGTGTGAAGACTGAGTTGGTTCCGTGGGCACGTCCGGAAGTGAAGATGACCAGGGCGTTTGACGACACCGTCGCGTGGATGTGTGCGCACGCCCCGATGACCGCGGTGAGCGCCTACCTGCGGGTCTCCTGGCGGACGGTGTCTCGTATCGTCGAGCGTGTGGTCGACGATCATGTCGGACTCACCAAACGCTTGAACGGGTTGCGGCGCATCGGTATCGATGAGATCGCCTATCGCAAGGGCCGCCGGTACTTGGTCGTCGTGGTCAACCATGACACAGGGCAACTGGTGTGGGCTGGTGAGGGCGCCAAGAAGGCGACCATCGAGCGGTTCTTCGATGAACTGGGTGATGTGCGAGCCGGCGAGATCACCCACATCAGTGCTGATGGCGCCGAGTACATCGGTGCGGTCCTCGCCGAGCGGGCGCCGGGAGCGTACTGGTGTATGGACCCATTTCATGTGCTGCAGTGGGTCAATCAGGCGCTGGATCGATGCCGGTCTCGGGTGATGAGCCGGATAGCTGGCTTGTCAAAGGTGGAACGCGGCCGATTGAGGTGGGCGTTGTTGAAGAATCCTGACAACCTCACCGAGAGTCAAGAGCGGCTGCAGTCCATCGTGGTCGCCGATGCCAACAGTGTGCTGGCCCGTGCGTATCAGATGAAAGAAGAAATAAGGCACATACTTTCAGGTGCGTACTCCTCATGTTGGGCGCCGTTGCGGCGCTGGTTGAGGAAGGCAGAGGCCTGCGATATACCCGAGATTCGCACCTCGGCGCCGAGTATCCGTAAACGAGAGGTGCAAATCTACAACGCGGTCACGTGTCAGATGAGCAACGCTCGAGTCGAGGCGACGAACTGCCATCTGCGGTCATTGACAAAGCGGTCATACGGATTTCACACTCCCGATGCTTTGATCGCGATGGCCAACCTCACCAGGGGCGGCGCATGCCCGGAACTCCAACATCGAAACTGA